GGGTTTCCCGGCCGAAGTGTAGCCCCGGTGTCCGACTTCGTAGGCATAGGTATATCCCAACTGGAATTCGAGACAAAGGAAACTGTCGAACAGCCAATGTTCCTTTCCCTGTTTGTCGGTATAGGCGACGAACGGCGCAAACCGCTGTTCATCCCACCTGTAAGGCGTCCGGTGCGTACTGCCTCCGTAGCACAGCACCAGGTCCGAAAAGGAGAGTATCCCGTTGCGGTCCTGCTCCCAGGCATACATCGCGGGGTCCGCCGCTTCGGTGGTGGCTTGGCGGGTTTGCTGCGCTCCGAAGGCGCTCTTGCTGCAACAGAAGAATGAAACGCAGCACAGGAACATCGTTAAAAATCGTTGGGTCGTCATTGTGTATTTTGTCGTTATTGGGTTTTTATTTCGGTTGTTGCCGCAGCGGATTCCCGATCACGAACCGGCAGAGTTCGTGGTAGAGTTCCCGGTCTACCTCGTCTGGGGATGCCCACAGGTCGTAGAATCCGTTGGTCCCGTGGTAATAGGCGAATGGCTTGGTCCCGTATATGTTCCGCTTTTTTGCATATTCCATGTAGCTGCGGAACCGCTTCCGGAAGGCTTCGCTTCCCTCCCGGGCGTGGAGCAGCGTAGGCTCGAACTCCAACTCCATCGCCATGTCGTATTGCGCGATCTGGTCGAAGATTTTCTCCATGTCGTGCTCTGCTTTCCAGTAGTAGTTGGGTTGCAGATAAGCCTGGTCGAATCCGAATGTCGGCCACACGTCGTAGCCGCGCGAACCGTAATACGGAATCCAGTTGAAACTGTAATTCAGGCGGTGAAGGTAGTCGGCGACGTGCGGCAGCAGAATGTCCGAACGTGTCAGGAAGTAACTGTACGCCGTATCCTGCGGCCGGGTTACGATCTCGCGCAGCCAGTAAAAACCGGCCAGTTCGACATATCGGTAATTTCCGGCTGCAAATGCGGCACGCACCCGGTCGATATACCATTTGCAGGCGGCGAGGCGGTCCTCGTTTTTGCTGAAATCGAGCCGGCGGCCGTCCAGTT
This Alistipes shahii WAL 8301 DNA region includes the following protein-coding sequences:
- a CDS encoding DUF4855 domain-containing protein; this encodes MRKLYFVALVLAVAMGFLATSCTGTRVVKRYPWEEARKSLATTTDAILCYGGSHHRTPYLWDQARLAPLVTYTDPAGREHWLFDGFIFLEFQDTNRPDNARYAFETGQLRDTGVSAGKAQWQELIDYYFRPGNGVDALDKAVKEATGRLGNAPAKRRVIMVLPDPVIYEHYIDTTSSTTYWGELDGRRLDFSKNEDRLAACKWYIDRVRAAFAAGNYRYVELAGFYWLREIVTRPQDTAYSYFLTRSDILLPHVADYLHRLNYSFNWIPYYGSRGYDVWPTFGFDQAYLQPNYYWKAEHDMEKIFDQIAQYDMAMELEFEPTLLHAREGSEAFRKRFRSYMEYAKKRNIYGTKPFAYYHGTNGFYDLWASPDEVDRELYHELCRFVIGNPLRQQPK